The following coding sequences are from one Streptomyces sp. NBC_01232 window:
- a CDS encoding glycosyltransferase family 39 protein translates to MESAHPFRQHAEDAISRIAPWRLLPPLLAVLLGVWGLERGGSMWRDESVTWQVAHRPLGGIVELLGRVDAVHGLYYLLMHGVFQAWDGGLWALRLPSVAATALAAAGVAAVAHRLVGERAALLAGCAYAVLPPVQAYAQEGRSYALVAAAVVWATYLMLRERWTAYAVVLLLGCWLHEFAALALLAHAFTAWRSRGWRWSAAAVVVLLLPLAVVSARQAGQQLGWLGRPSWQDWTAYAVVGAAALLLARGAPKDLVRVALPLVLLPPGLLMTVSLVNPWYVDRYVLYALAGLALLAGTRLATARGWWPWVLAGALLVPFGIWSVWLRTPESRKDDARAVAEAVRERARPGDAVVFMPSRRREWLLSSPEAYRELRDVALDRTPAASHSLQGTELPPERIREALLASSRVIALLDPADQPLDPYPREAVKREELAARFDLCSTDEVRGARVAVYARPGTCP, encoded by the coding sequence ATGGAGTCCGCACACCCGTTCCGACAGCACGCGGAGGACGCCATCAGCCGGATCGCCCCCTGGCGCCTGCTCCCCCCGCTGCTCGCCGTGCTCCTCGGCGTGTGGGGCCTGGAGCGCGGCGGCAGCATGTGGCGCGACGAGTCCGTCACGTGGCAGGTGGCCCACCGGCCGCTCGGCGGGATCGTGGAGCTGCTGGGCCGGGTCGACGCCGTCCACGGCCTGTACTACCTGCTCATGCACGGGGTGTTCCAGGCCTGGGACGGCGGTCTGTGGGCGCTGCGGCTGCCCTCCGTCGCCGCCACCGCCCTCGCCGCCGCCGGGGTGGCCGCGGTCGCCCACCGCCTGGTGGGAGAGCGGGCCGCGCTGCTCGCGGGCTGCGCGTATGCCGTACTGCCGCCCGTGCAGGCCTACGCCCAGGAGGGGCGCTCGTACGCCCTGGTCGCGGCCGCCGTGGTGTGGGCGACGTACCTGATGCTCCGCGAGCGGTGGACGGCGTACGCGGTGGTGCTGCTGCTCGGCTGCTGGCTGCACGAGTTCGCCGCGCTGGCGCTGCTCGCCCACGCCTTCACCGCGTGGCGCTCGCGCGGCTGGAGGTGGAGCGCCGCGGCCGTCGTCGTCCTGCTGCTGCCGCTGGCCGTGGTGAGCGCCCGGCAGGCCGGGCAGCAGCTCGGCTGGCTCGGGCGGCCGAGCTGGCAGGACTGGACGGCGTACGCGGTGGTGGGCGCCGCCGCCCTGCTGCTCGCGCGGGGGGCCCCGAAGGACCTCGTACGGGTGGCCCTCCCGCTCGTCCTGCTGCCGCCCGGGCTGCTGATGACGGTCTCGCTGGTCAACCCCTGGTACGTCGACCGGTACGTGCTCTACGCGCTGGCCGGGCTCGCCCTGCTGGCGGGCACCCGGCTCGCGACGGCCCGCGGCTGGTGGCCGTGGGTGCTGGCGGGCGCGCTCCTGGTGCCCTTCGGCATCTGGTCGGTGTGGCTGCGTACGCCGGAGAGCCGCAAGGACGACGCGCGCGCGGTGGCCGAGGCGGTCCGCGAGCGGGCGCGGCCGGGGGACGCGGTGGTGTTCATGCCCTCGCGCCGGCGCGAGTGGCTGCTGTCCTCCCCGGAGGCCTACCGGGAACTGCGCGACGTGGCCCTGGACCGCACCCCGGCGGCCTCCCACAGCCTCCAGGGCACCGAGCTGCCCCCGGAGCGGATCCGCGAGGCGCTGCTCGCTTCGTCCCGGGTGATCGCCCTGCTGGACCCGGCGGACCAGCCGCTGGACCCGTACCCGCGGGAGGCGGTCAAGCGCGAGGAACTGGCCGCCCGCTTCGACCTGTGTTCGACGGACGAGGTGCGCGGCGCCCGGGTCGCGGTCTACGCCCGCCCCGGCACCTGCCCCTGA
- a CDS encoding TetR/AcrR family transcriptional regulator, which yields MAQDKPRTAAKGSARGTYAVGDARRQKILDTAVEHFAKWGFNASSLARIAADCGITQGGLLHHFRGKEDLLLSVLAQSEQHDVERLFSEPAESVAAHFATVVALAADNERRPGIVRMFNTLVGESGNPGHPAHAYFTRRYARVLGYTVDLLEAGVARGELRPDTDCEAVGREILAVMDGLQIQWVLAPGSVDMPGRLRGFLDRLLREISTTGTGAGPDAGTGPGAV from the coding sequence ATGGCACAGGACAAGCCGCGGACGGCGGCGAAGGGATCGGCCCGGGGGACCTACGCGGTGGGCGACGCCCGGCGGCAGAAGATCCTCGACACCGCCGTCGAGCACTTCGCGAAGTGGGGCTTCAACGCGTCCTCGCTCGCCCGCATCGCGGCCGACTGCGGGATCACCCAGGGCGGACTGCTGCACCACTTCCGCGGCAAGGAGGACCTGCTGCTGTCGGTCCTCGCCCAGAGCGAGCAGCACGACGTGGAGCGGCTGTTCAGCGAACCCGCCGAGTCGGTCGCCGCCCACTTCGCCACCGTCGTGGCCCTCGCCGCCGACAACGAGCGGCGGCCCGGCATCGTCCGGATGTTCAACACCCTGGTGGGCGAGTCCGGCAACCCGGGGCACCCCGCACACGCCTACTTCACCCGGCGCTACGCCCGGGTGCTCGGCTACACCGTCGACCTGCTGGAGGCCGGCGTCGCCCGCGGCGAACTGCGCCCGGACACCGACTGCGAGGCCGTCGGCCGCGAGATCCTCGCCGTCATGGACGGCCTGCAGATCCAGTGGGTGCTGGCCCCCGGGAGCGTGGACATGCCGGGCCGGCTGCGCGGGTTCCTGGACAGGCTGCTGCGCGAGATCTCCACGACGGGCACGGGCGCAGGTCCGGACGCGGGCACGGGTCCGGGCGCGGTCTAG
- a CDS encoding response regulator transcription factor, translating to MEQTHTTHQGAAATPGAQRRVLVVEDDHTIAEAIAARLRAEGFQVQTAGDGPSAVAAAESWLPELLVLDIMLPGFDGLEVCRRVQAQRPVPVLMLTARDDETDLLVGLGVGADDYMTKPFSMRELAARVHVLLRRVERATIAAHTPRGATLRLGDLEIDHAQRRVRVHTEDVHLTPTEFDLLVCLAGTPRAVLSREQLLAEVWDWADASGTRTVDSHIKALRRKIGAERIRTVHGVGYALETPAQA from the coding sequence ATGGAACAGACACACACCACCCATCAGGGCGCCGCGGCGACACCCGGCGCCCAGCGGCGTGTGCTGGTCGTCGAGGACGACCACACCATCGCCGAGGCCATCGCGGCCCGCCTGCGCGCGGAGGGATTCCAGGTGCAGACCGCCGGGGACGGCCCCTCGGCCGTCGCGGCGGCCGAGAGCTGGCTGCCCGAGCTGCTGGTCCTCGACATCATGCTGCCCGGCTTCGACGGCCTGGAGGTGTGCCGCCGGGTCCAGGCCCAGCGGCCCGTCCCGGTCCTCATGCTCACCGCGCGTGACGACGAGACCGACCTGCTGGTCGGGCTCGGGGTCGGCGCGGACGACTACATGACCAAACCGTTCTCGATGCGCGAGCTGGCCGCCCGCGTCCACGTCCTGCTGCGGCGCGTGGAGCGGGCCACCATCGCCGCGCACACCCCGCGCGGGGCCACCCTGCGCCTGGGCGATCTGGAGATCGACCACGCACAGCGCCGGGTGCGGGTGCACACGGAGGACGTGCACCTGACCCCGACCGAGTTCGACCTGCTGGTGTGCCTGGCCGGCACCCCGCGGGCGGTGCTCTCCCGGGAGCAGCTGCTGGCCGAGGTGTGGGACTGGGCCGACGCGTCCGGGACCCGTACGGTCGACAGCCACATCAAGGCCCTGCGGCGCAAGATCGGCGCGGAGCGGATCCGTACGGTCCACGGCGTCGGGTACGCCCTGGAGACCCCGGCCCAGGCATGA
- a CDS encoding sulfurtransferase: MTTPQHATPEERPAEGPGERPEAPPGTLPGPLVGVDWLAARLGTPALVLLDASVGAHRGAGHRIPGARPFDLDGDLSDHTAPAPHTMPGAAQFTEAVRALGIHDSDTVVVYDGAGLYSSARAWWMLRAMGFDRAAVLDGGLPAWTAAGLPTSATGPAYDGPRGSFTARPRAGLLADSATVARALTDPDAAVLDARTRGRFAGTAPEPRPGLRGGHMPGALNLPFAELQDPAGLMRPAGELRAAFRALAGERERLYFSCGSGVTACVLALGADLAGYRDLAVYDGSWSEWGMPSDLPVTTAQGG; this comes from the coding sequence ATGACCACGCCCCAGCACGCCACACCCGAGGAACGGCCCGCGGAAGGGCCCGGGGAACGGCCCGAAGCCCCGCCGGGGACGCTGCCCGGGCCGCTCGTCGGGGTGGACTGGCTCGCCGCGCGGCTCGGGACGCCCGCTCTCGTCCTCCTCGACGCCTCGGTCGGCGCCCACCGGGGCGCCGGCCACCGGATCCCGGGCGCCCGGCCGTTCGACCTCGACGGGGATCTCTCCGACCACACCGCGCCCGCCCCGCACACCATGCCGGGCGCCGCGCAGTTCACCGAGGCCGTGCGGGCCCTCGGGATCCACGACTCGGACACCGTCGTCGTCTACGACGGCGCCGGCCTCTACTCCAGCGCCCGCGCCTGGTGGATGCTGCGCGCGATGGGCTTCGACCGGGCCGCCGTCCTCGACGGCGGGCTGCCCGCCTGGACGGCCGCCGGCCTGCCCACCTCGGCCACCGGCCCCGCCTACGACGGCCCGCGCGGCTCCTTCACCGCCCGGCCCCGGGCCGGTCTGCTGGCCGACAGCGCCACCGTCGCGCGGGCCCTGACCGACCCGGACGCGGCCGTCCTCGACGCCCGCACCCGGGGGCGGTTCGCCGGCACCGCCCCCGAACCCCGGCCGGGCCTGCGCGGCGGCCACATGCCGGGCGCGCTCAACCTGCCGTTCGCCGAACTCCAGGACCCGGCGGGGCTGATGCGCCCCGCCGGGGAACTGCGCGCGGCCTTCCGCGCGCTGGCCGGGGAACGGGAGCGGCTCTACTTCAGCTGCGGATCCGGGGTGACCGCCTGCGTACTGGCCCTGGGCGCCGACCTCGCCGGGTACCGGGATCTCGCGGTGTACGACGGCTCCTGGAGCGAGTGGGGCATGCCCTCGGACCTTCCGGTGACGACGGCTCAGGGGGGATAA
- a CDS encoding multifunctional oxoglutarate decarboxylase/oxoglutarate dehydrogenase thiamine pyrophosphate-binding subunit/dihydrolipoyllysine-residue succinyltransferase subunit, which translates to MSPQSPSNSSTTTEAAEGGKNPASGFGANEWLVDEIYQQYLQDPNSVDRAWWDFFADYKPGGAVAPVKSDGPQKPATTDGASAQAATTVSAAPQVTDAAATGAARAAAPAPTPGASTGSTGAAAAAPAAAPVSAPAPAPATPSGAPAVTVTSQAPAAAPAAPAASSVAPQKAAPATEAPAGPELVTLRGPAAAVAKNMNASLDVPTATSVRAVPVKLLFDNRIVINNHLKRARGGKISFTHLIGYAMVQAIKAMPAMNYSFAEKDGKPTLVKPEHINFGLAIDLVKPNGDRQLVVAGIKKAETLNFFEFWQAYEDIVRRARVGKLTMDDFTGVTVSLTNPGGLGTVHSVPRLMPGQSVIMGVGSMDYPAEFQGTSQDTLNKLGISKVMTLTSTYDHRVIQGAASGEFLRIVANLLLGEDGFYDAVFESLRIPYEPVRWNRDIDASHDDDVTKAARVFELIHSYRVRGHVMADTDPLEYKQRKHPDLDITEHGLTLWDLEREFAVGGFSGKSMMKLRDILGVLRDSYCRTTGVEFMHIQDPKQRRWIQDRIERPHTKPEREEQLRILRRLNAAEAFETFLQTKYVGQKRFSLEGGESVIPLLDAVIDSAAEARLEEVVIGMAHRGRLNVLANIVGKSYAQIFREFEGNLDPKSMHGSGDVKYHLGAEGTFTGLDGEQIKVSLVANPSHLEAVDPVLEGVARAKQDVINKGGTDFTVLPLALHGDAAFAGQGVVAETLNMSQLRGYRTGGTVHVVINNQVGFTAAPESSRSSMYATDVARMIEAPIFHVNGDDPEAVVRVARLAFEFRQAFNKDVVIDLICYRRRGHNESDNPAFTQPLMYDLIDKKRSVRKLYTESLIGRGDITLEEAEQALQDFQGQLEKVFAEVREAATQPAIAAPASPAAQAEFPVTMNTAISQDVVKRIAESQVTIPEGVTVHPRLLPQLQRRAAMIDEGTIDWGMGETLAFGSLLMEGTPVRLSGQDSRRGTFGQRHAVLIDRETGEDYTPLLYLSEDQARYNVYDSLLSEYAAMGFEYGYSLARPDALVLWEAQFGDFVNGAQTVVDEFISSAEQKWGQTSGVTLLLPHGYEGQGPDHSSARPERFLQMCAQDNMTVAMPTLPSNYFHLLRWQVHNPHHKPLIVFTPKSMLRLKAAASKAEEFTTGSFRPVIGDSTVDANAVRKVVFCAGKVYYDLEAEREKRGITDTAIIRIERLYPLAGTELQAEIAKFPNAAKYIWAQEEPANQGAWPFIALNLIDHLDLAVGADVPAGERLRRISRPHGSSPAVGSAKRHQAEQQLLLNEVFEA; encoded by the coding sequence GTGTCGCCACAGTCCCCCAGTAACTCGAGCACCACGACCGAAGCAGCAGAGGGCGGGAAGAACCCTGCCTCAGGCTTCGGCGCGAATGAGTGGCTCGTCGACGAGATCTATCAGCAGTACCTCCAGGACCCGAACTCGGTCGACCGGGCCTGGTGGGACTTCTTCGCCGACTACAAGCCGGGTGGCGCTGTCGCTCCGGTGAAGTCGGACGGTCCCCAGAAGCCCGCGACGACGGACGGCGCCTCCGCACAGGCCGCCACCACCGTCTCCGCGGCGCCGCAGGTCACCGACGCCGCCGCCACGGGGGCGGCGCGCGCCGCAGCCCCTGCTCCGACTCCTGGTGCGAGCACCGGCTCCACTGGAGCGGCTGCCGCCGCGCCAGCTGCTGCGCCCGTGTCCGCGCCCGCCCCTGCTCCTGCCACCCCCTCTGGTGCCCCTGCTGTGACTGTCACCTCCCAGGCCCCGGCCGCCGCACCGGCCGCGCCCGCCGCCTCCTCCGTAGCCCCCCAGAAGGCCGCGCCCGCCACCGAGGCCCCCGCGGGCCCCGAGCTGGTGACGCTCCGCGGCCCGGCGGCTGCCGTCGCCAAGAACATGAACGCCTCCCTCGACGTGCCGACGGCCACCTCCGTCCGCGCCGTCCCGGTGAAGCTGCTGTTCGACAACCGCATCGTCATCAACAACCACCTCAAGCGCGCCCGGGGCGGGAAGATCTCCTTCACGCACCTGATCGGCTACGCGATGGTGCAGGCGATCAAGGCCATGCCGGCCATGAACTACTCCTTCGCGGAGAAGGACGGCAAGCCGACCCTGGTCAAGCCGGAGCACATCAACTTCGGTCTCGCGATCGACCTGGTGAAGCCCAACGGCGACCGCCAGCTCGTCGTCGCCGGCATCAAGAAGGCCGAGACCCTCAACTTCTTCGAGTTCTGGCAGGCCTACGAGGACATCGTCCGCCGCGCCCGTGTCGGCAAGCTGACGATGGACGACTTCACCGGCGTCACCGTCTCGCTGACCAACCCCGGCGGCCTGGGCACCGTGCACTCCGTGCCCCGCCTGATGCCCGGACAGTCGGTCATCATGGGCGTCGGCTCCATGGACTACCCCGCCGAGTTCCAGGGCACCTCGCAGGACACCCTGAACAAGCTGGGCATCTCCAAGGTCATGACCCTGACCTCGACCTACGACCACCGGGTCATCCAGGGCGCGGCCTCCGGCGAGTTCCTGCGCATCGTCGCGAACCTGCTGCTCGGCGAGGACGGCTTCTACGACGCCGTCTTCGAGTCGCTGCGCATCCCGTACGAGCCCGTCCGCTGGAACCGGGACATCGACGCCTCGCACGACGACGACGTCACGAAGGCCGCCCGCGTCTTCGAGCTGATCCACTCCTACCGGGTCCGCGGCCACGTCATGGCCGACACCGACCCGCTGGAGTACAAGCAGCGCAAGCACCCCGACCTCGACATCACCGAGCACGGCCTCACCCTGTGGGACCTGGAGCGCGAGTTCGCGGTCGGCGGCTTCTCCGGCAAGTCGATGATGAAGCTCCGCGACATCCTCGGCGTCCTGCGCGACTCGTACTGCCGCACCACCGGCGTCGAGTTCATGCACATCCAGGACCCGAAGCAGCGCCGCTGGATCCAGGACCGCATCGAGCGCCCGCACACCAAGCCGGAGCGCGAGGAGCAGCTGCGCATCCTGCGCCGGCTGAACGCCGCCGAGGCCTTCGAGACCTTCCTGCAGACGAAGTACGTCGGCCAGAAGCGCTTCTCCCTGGAGGGCGGCGAGTCCGTCATCCCGCTGCTCGACGCCGTCATCGACTCGGCCGCCGAGGCCCGCCTCGAAGAGGTCGTCATCGGCATGGCCCACCGCGGCCGCCTGAACGTGCTCGCGAACATCGTCGGCAAGTCGTACGCGCAGATCTTCCGCGAGTTCGAGGGCAACCTCGACCCGAAGTCCATGCACGGCTCCGGCGACGTCAAGTACCACCTGGGCGCCGAGGGCACCTTCACCGGCCTGGACGGCGAGCAGATCAAGGTCTCGCTCGTCGCGAACCCCTCGCACCTGGAGGCGGTCGACCCGGTCCTGGAGGGTGTCGCCCGCGCCAAGCAGGACGTCATCAACAAGGGCGGCACGGACTTCACGGTCCTGCCGCTGGCGCTCCACGGCGACGCGGCCTTCGCCGGCCAGGGCGTCGTCGCCGAGACGCTGAACATGTCGCAGCTGCGCGGCTACCGCACCGGCGGCACCGTGCACGTGGTCATCAACAACCAGGTCGGCTTCACCGCCGCCCCGGAGTCCTCGCGTTCCTCGATGTACGCGACCGACGTGGCCCGCATGATCGAGGCGCCGATCTTCCACGTGAACGGCGACGACCCGGAGGCCGTCGTCCGCGTCGCGCGGCTGGCCTTCGAGTTCCGCCAGGCGTTCAACAAGGACGTGGTCATCGACCTCATCTGCTACCGCCGCCGCGGCCACAACGAGTCCGACAACCCGGCCTTCACCCAGCCGCTGATGTACGACCTGATCGACAAGAAGCGCTCGGTGCGCAAGCTCTACACCGAGTCCCTCATCGGTCGCGGCGACATCACGCTGGAAGAGGCCGAGCAGGCGCTCCAGGACTTCCAGGGCCAGCTGGAGAAGGTCTTCGCCGAGGTCCGCGAGGCCGCCACGCAGCCCGCGATCGCCGCGCCGGCCTCCCCGGCCGCGCAGGCCGAGTTCCCGGTAACCATGAACACCGCGATCTCGCAGGACGTCGTCAAGCGGATCGCCGAGTCCCAGGTCACCATCCCCGAGGGCGTCACCGTCCACCCGCGCCTGCTGCCGCAGCTGCAGCGCCGCGCGGCGATGATCGACGAGGGCACCATCGACTGGGGCATGGGCGAGACCCTCGCCTTCGGCTCGCTGCTGATGGAGGGCACCCCGGTCCGCCTGTCCGGCCAGGACTCCCGCCGCGGCACCTTCGGCCAGCGCCACGCGGTCCTCATCGACCGGGAGACGGGCGAGGACTACACCCCGCTCCTCTACCTGTCCGAGGACCAGGCCCGCTACAACGTCTACGACTCGCTGCTCTCCGAGTACGCGGCCATGGGCTTCGAGTACGGCTACTCGCTGGCCCGTCCGGACGCGCTGGTCCTCTGGGAGGCCCAGTTCGGTGACTTCGTCAACGGCGCGCAGACCGTCGTCGACGAGTTCATCTCCTCGGCCGAGCAGAAGTGGGGCCAGACCTCCGGCGTCACGCTGCTCCTCCCGCACGGCTACGAGGGCCAGGGCCCGGACCACTCGTCCGCGCGTCCCGAGCGCTTCCTCCAGATGTGCGCGCAGGACAACATGACGGTGGCCATGCCCACCCTCCCCTCCAACTACTTCCACCTCCTGCGGTGGCAGGTCCACAACCCGCACCACAAGCCGCTCATCGTCTTCACCCCGAAGTCGATGCTGCGTCTGAAGGCGGCGGCGTCGAAGGCGGAGGAGTTCACGACCGGTTCGTTCCGTCCGGTCATCGGTGACAGCACGGTGGACGCGAACGCGGTCCGCAAGGTCGTCTTCTGCGCCGGCAAGGTC
- a CDS encoding glycoside hydrolase family 3 protein — translation MNASPDYQDASLPVGRRVEDLLSRMTLEEKAGQLFHSMLMMNADGTPVTETDGSMLPFTTPELIEDRFLTHFNLLGSYAPREMALWQNAVQEMAAGTRLGIPVTLSTDPRHTFTDNIGASFNSGAFSAWPEALGLAAIGDPELVHRFADTVRREYLAVGFRVALHPQIDLASEPRWARQSGTFGSDAQLTGELVAAYVRGLQGPALGPGSVSAMVKHFPGGGPQKDGEDPHFAHGKEQIYPGGMREHHLEPFKAAIAAGCAQMMPYYGQPLGTDWEAVGFGFNKGVVTGLLREELGFEGIVCSDWGLLNDATIFGQVHPARAWGLEHLSVAERTARALEAGCDQFGGEQCPEVVVELVRSGRVPEARIDESVRRLLREKFVLGLFEDPYVDPDAAAGIAGRADFTALGAAAQRRSLTVLTNRGGLLPLTTRPKLYVRGVDAAVAAEYGEVVAGPADADLAVLRLRTPYEPRENIFESFFHSGSLAFPEAELAEILALLDRVPTLVCINLERAAVVPEIAERAAALIADYGACDAALLDVAFGRATPEGRLPFELPRSMKAVEASRPDVPNDTLDPVFPHGHGLTF, via the coding sequence ATGAACGCATCGCCCGATTACCAGGACGCCTCCCTCCCCGTCGGCCGCCGCGTGGAGGACCTGCTCTCCCGGATGACCCTGGAGGAGAAGGCCGGCCAGCTCTTCCACTCGATGCTGATGATGAACGCGGACGGCACCCCGGTCACCGAGACCGACGGCTCGATGCTCCCCTTCACCACGCCCGAGCTGATCGAGGACCGCTTCCTCACCCACTTCAACCTGCTCGGCAGCTACGCGCCCCGCGAAATGGCCCTGTGGCAGAACGCCGTCCAGGAGATGGCCGCGGGCACCCGCCTCGGCATCCCGGTCACGCTCTCCACCGACCCGCGCCACACCTTCACCGACAACATCGGCGCCTCCTTCAACTCCGGCGCCTTCTCCGCCTGGCCGGAGGCCCTGGGCCTGGCCGCCATCGGCGACCCCGAGCTCGTCCACCGGTTCGCCGACACCGTCCGCCGCGAGTACCTCGCCGTCGGCTTCCGGGTCGCCCTGCACCCGCAGATCGACCTGGCCAGCGAGCCCCGCTGGGCCCGCCAGTCCGGCACCTTCGGCTCCGATGCGCAGCTGACGGGCGAGCTCGTGGCGGCGTACGTACGCGGCCTCCAGGGGCCGGCCCTCGGGCCCGGGTCGGTGTCCGCGATGGTCAAGCACTTCCCCGGCGGCGGCCCGCAGAAGGACGGCGAGGACCCGCACTTCGCGCACGGCAAGGAGCAGATCTATCCGGGCGGGATGCGCGAGCACCACCTGGAGCCGTTCAAGGCGGCGATCGCCGCCGGGTGCGCGCAGATGATGCCGTACTACGGCCAGCCGCTCGGCACCGACTGGGAGGCGGTCGGCTTCGGCTTCAACAAGGGCGTGGTCACCGGCCTGCTCCGCGAGGAGCTCGGCTTCGAGGGCATCGTCTGCAGCGACTGGGGACTGCTCAACGACGCGACGATCTTCGGGCAGGTGCACCCGGCGCGCGCCTGGGGCCTGGAGCACCTGAGCGTGGCCGAGCGGACGGCCCGGGCCCTGGAGGCCGGCTGCGACCAGTTCGGCGGCGAGCAGTGCCCCGAGGTCGTCGTGGAGCTGGTCCGCTCCGGCCGTGTCCCGGAGGCCCGGATCGACGAGTCGGTACGCCGCCTGCTGCGGGAGAAGTTCGTGCTCGGCCTGTTCGAGGACCCGTACGTGGACCCGGACGCGGCGGCCGGGATCGCGGGCCGGGCCGATTTCACGGCCCTGGGGGCGGCGGCCCAGCGCCGCTCCCTCACCGTCCTCACCAACCGCGGGGGCCTGCTGCCGCTCACCACCCGCCCGAAGCTGTACGTGCGCGGCGTGGACGCGGCCGTCGCCGCCGAGTACGGCGAGGTCGTCGCCGGCCCGGCCGACGCGGACCTGGCCGTGCTGCGCCTGCGGACCCCGTACGAGCCCCGCGAGAACATCTTCGAATCCTTCTTCCACTCCGGTTCGCTGGCCTTCCCCGAGGCCGAGCTGGCGGAGATCCTGGCCCTCCTGGACCGGGTCCCGACCCTGGTCTGCATCAACCTGGAGCGGGCCGCCGTCGTCCCGGAGATCGCCGAGCGCGCGGCGGCCCTGATCGCCGACTACGGGGCCTGCGACGCCGCCCTGCTGGACGTGGCCTTCGGCCGCGCCACCCCCGAGGGCCGCCTCCCCTTCGAGCTCCCGCGCTCGATGAAGGCCGTCGAGGCGTCGCGTCCGGATGTGCCGAACGACACGCTCGACCCGGTCTTCCCGCACGGTCACGGACTGACCTTCTAG
- a CDS encoding HAMP domain-containing sensor histidine kinase, translating to MSGPPIRQRQRQRPPAGLRPFSPFSIKTKLGTLVVVSVFITTGLLLVALRTDTELRFITVFSVIASMLITQFVAHSLTAPLDDMTTVARAISHGDFTRRVRGAGRRDELGDLASTINLMADDLEAVDRHRKELVANVSHELRTPIAALRAVLENVVDGVSAADPETMRTMLKQTERLGGLVETLLDLSRVDNGVVPLRARRFEVWPYLSGVLKESRLAAAGRPGLLSGSGGHTRNDVHLHLDVHPPELWAHADAERLHQVVANLIDNAVKHSPPHGRVTVRARAGDTAGSLVLEVRDEGPGIPEAERHRVFERFNRGSARGGDGGTGLGLAIARWAVELHGGRIGVAESSRGCRILVTLPGSS from the coding sequence ATGAGCGGCCCGCCGATCCGGCAGCGGCAGCGGCAACGGCCCCCGGCGGGGCTGCGGCCCTTCTCGCCGTTCTCGATCAAGACCAAGCTGGGCACGCTCGTGGTGGTCTCGGTCTTCATCACGACGGGCCTGCTGCTGGTGGCCCTGCGCACCGACACCGAGCTGCGCTTCATCACGGTCTTCTCGGTGATCGCCTCGATGCTGATCACCCAGTTCGTGGCGCACAGCCTGACGGCGCCGCTCGACGACATGACGACCGTCGCCCGGGCGATCTCCCACGGCGACTTCACCCGGCGCGTACGCGGGGCGGGCCGCCGCGACGAGCTCGGCGACCTGGCCTCCACCATCAACCTGATGGCGGACGACCTGGAGGCCGTGGACCGGCACCGCAAAGAGCTCGTCGCCAATGTCTCGCACGAGCTGCGCACGCCCATCGCGGCGCTGCGGGCCGTGCTGGAGAACGTGGTGGACGGGGTCTCGGCCGCCGACCCCGAGACCATGCGCACGATGCTCAAGCAGACCGAGCGGCTCGGCGGGCTCGTGGAGACCCTGCTGGACCTCTCCCGGGTCGACAACGGCGTGGTCCCGCTGCGCGCCCGCCGCTTCGAGGTGTGGCCCTACCTGTCGGGCGTGCTGAAGGAATCCAGGCTCGCGGCCGCCGGCCGGCCCGGACTGCTCTCCGGCTCGGGCGGGCACACCCGCAACGACGTGCACCTGCACCTGGACGTCCACCCGCCCGAGCTGTGGGCGCACGCGGACGCCGAGCGGCTGCACCAGGTGGTAGCAAATCTGATCGACAACGCGGTCAAACACAGCCCCCCGCACGGCCGGGTCACGGTCCGCGCCCGGGCCGGCGACACCGCCGGAAGCCTGGTCCTGGAGGTGCGCGACGAGGGTCCCGGCATCCCGGAGGCGGAGCGCCACCGGGTCTTCGAGCGCTTCAACCGGGGCAGCGCCCGCGGCGGCGACGGAGGCACCGGTTTGGGCCTCGCGATCGCCCGCTGGGCCGTGGAGCTGCACGGAGGGCGGATCGGAGTGGCCGAATCGTCACGTGGCTGCCGCATCCTCGTCACGCTTCCGGGCAGCTCGTAG